From a single Alkalihalophilus pseudofirmus genomic region:
- a CDS encoding SCO family protein codes for MKKWIVVLISMFFLSGCGWIYGMGGNSEFDISGGNLEMPEFEFTNQDGEPFGKSDLEGDYWLATMIFTQCPSVCPTMTPNMQRLQDAMIAEGKEMKFISFTVDPKQDTPEVLHKYGTNVGADFNYWNFLTGYSQEEIGDLSKEAFAAIVQDVEDSDEIMHSTSFYLVDPEGNVIRKYDGLQSDQTEIVKDLKATVN; via the coding sequence ATGAAGAAATGGATCGTCGTTTTAATAAGCATGTTCTTTTTATCTGGCTGCGGCTGGATTTATGGTATGGGAGGAAACTCCGAATTTGATATTTCAGGCGGTAATTTAGAAATGCCTGAATTTGAATTTACAAATCAAGATGGAGAACCGTTTGGTAAAAGCGATCTTGAAGGTGACTACTGGCTTGCTACGATGATTTTTACCCAATGTCCTTCTGTTTGTCCGACAATGACTCCTAATATGCAGCGCCTTCAAGATGCGATGATTGCAGAAGGGAAAGAAATGAAATTTATTTCATTTACAGTAGATCCCAAACAAGATACACCAGAGGTTCTTCATAAGTACGGAACGAATGTCGGGGCCGATTTTAACTACTGGAATTTTTTAACTGGCTATTCGCAAGAGGAAATAGGTGACCTTTCAAAGGAAGCGTTCGCTGCGATTGTACAAGATGTAGAAGATAGTGATGAGATTATGCATAGTACAAGCTTTTACTTAGTAGACCCAGAAGGAAATGTAATTAGAAAATATGATGGACTGCAAAGCGACCAAACTGAAATCGTAAAAGATTTAAAGGCGACGGTTAACTAA
- a CDS encoding Cof-type HAD-IIB family hydrolase, with translation MSNQHLIALDLDGTLLTDQKTISSRSKEVINKARDAGHIVVISTGRPYRASMQYYHELQLDTAIVNFNGAFTHHPKDSSFGTYHSPLDLNTAKTVIETCEAFDVSNIMVEVIDDFYLRYFDKVFVDTFTAGSSPVDHGNLLHILRDDPTAILIHPNEQNEKQLRDLIKDAHAEVIDQRTWGAPWNVIEIVKAGMNKAVGLKKVSDFYGIPRDRIIAFGDEDNDFEMIEFAGQGVAMENGIDALKNLANATTKSNEEDGIALYLEEALNL, from the coding sequence ATGTCTAATCAACATCTAATTGCCCTAGACCTTGACGGAACACTGCTTACAGATCAAAAAACCATTTCTTCCCGGTCGAAGGAAGTGATAAACAAAGCAAGAGATGCAGGGCATATCGTAGTCATTTCAACCGGACGCCCTTACCGTGCGAGCATGCAGTATTATCATGAACTGCAGCTAGATACAGCCATTGTTAACTTTAACGGCGCTTTTACGCATCATCCGAAAGATTCAAGCTTTGGCACCTATCATTCACCTCTTGACCTAAACACGGCTAAGACAGTAATTGAAACATGCGAAGCATTTGATGTCAGCAATATCATGGTAGAAGTAATTGATGACTTTTATCTTCGTTACTTTGATAAAGTTTTTGTTGATACGTTTACAGCAGGGTCAAGTCCTGTTGATCATGGTAATTTACTTCATATCTTGCGGGATGATCCTACAGCTATTCTTATCCATCCAAATGAACAAAATGAAAAACAATTGCGTGATTTAATTAAAGATGCGCATGCAGAAGTGATTGATCAACGAACATGGGGAGCACCTTGGAATGTAATTGAGATTGTTAAGGCTGGTATGAACAAAGCGGTCGGCCTGAAGAAAGTGTCTGACTTTTACGGTATTCCACGTGATCGAATTATTGCCTTTGGTGATGAAGATAATGACTTTGAGATGATTGAATTTGCAGGTCAAGGAGTCGCTATGGAAAATGGGATTGATGCGTTAAAAAACCTGGCAAATGCGACAACTAAGTCAAATGAAGAAGATGGCATTGCCTTATATTTAGAAGAAGCACTAAATCTCTAA
- the argC gene encoding N-acetyl-gamma-glutamyl-phosphate reductase: MKVGIIGATGYGGADLLRLLWQHPEAEEIITYTSSKQDLHIHESYPHLTAMYEQKLEELDAQKVASEVDIVFLATPPGVSSELTALLAQHGAQVIDLSGDLRLEDPDTYTAWYKRPSASSNLLNQAVYGLSEWNQAEIKEADIIANPGCYPTAILLGLAPLIKEGLIDPNSIIIDAKSGTSGAGRTPSLMTHFSEMNENFKAYQVNTHKHIPEIEQVLKSWNDKAGAITFQPHLVPMVRGIMATMYGVSIKPTSEAALRGLYEETYKESRFVRIRPAGSYPATKEVYGSNFCDIGIGYDERTNRITVISVIDNVVKGASGQAIQNWNIMNGWDEATGLNVVPTYP, encoded by the coding sequence GTGAAGGTTGGAATTATTGGTGCTACAGGTTATGGTGGAGCCGATCTGCTGCGCCTGTTATGGCAGCATCCCGAGGCAGAAGAAATCATCACGTATACATCTTCAAAACAGGATTTGCATATTCATGAATCTTATCCTCATTTAACAGCAATGTATGAACAAAAATTAGAAGAACTTGATGCACAAAAGGTCGCAAGCGAAGTAGATATTGTTTTTCTAGCTACTCCTCCTGGGGTATCAAGTGAATTGACTGCATTATTAGCTCAACACGGAGCTCAAGTCATCGACTTGTCAGGAGACTTGCGATTAGAAGATCCTGATACTTACACGGCTTGGTATAAGCGCCCATCTGCATCTAGTAATCTCTTAAATCAAGCGGTATACGGACTATCGGAATGGAATCAGGCCGAGATAAAAGAAGCTGATATCATTGCAAACCCAGGCTGTTACCCTACTGCGATTTTATTAGGGCTTGCTCCGCTTATTAAAGAAGGGTTGATCGATCCAAACTCAATTATTATTGATGCGAAGTCAGGGACATCTGGTGCTGGCCGTACGCCAAGCCTAATGACCCATTTTAGTGAGATGAATGAGAATTTTAAAGCTTATCAAGTGAATACCCACAAGCATATTCCTGAAATCGAGCAAGTATTGAAGTCTTGGAATGACAAGGCAGGCGCTATTACATTCCAGCCTCATCTTGTTCCGATGGTTAGAGGAATTATGGCAACGATGTATGGAGTCTCCATCAAACCTACTTCAGAAGCAGCGCTCAGAGGATTATACGAAGAAACGTATAAAGAGAGCCGTTTTGTTCGAATAAGGCCAGCTGGGTCATACCCAGCAACAAAAGAAGTATATGGAAGCAACTTTTGTGATATCGGGATCGGTTATGACGAACGAACAAATAGAATAACAGTCATTTCCGTGATTGATAATGTGGTAAAAGGAGCTTCAGGGCAAGCGATTCAAAACTGGAACATTATGAACGGATGGGATGAAGCAACAGGTCTTAATGTGGTGCCAACCTATCCATAA
- a CDS encoding LytR/AlgR family response regulator transcription factor, with protein MTKIKTMIIDDEPHSRDELSHLLSEHKDIEVIDRCTDAQSGLVSIMNKEPDLVFLDIDMPKINGLELASSLNKLKKKPKVIFATAHEQYAAKAFRVQAFDYLLKPFDEEELSEALSRYRDQTDDKESDERTIESRLTRLAVEDNEEISYIDPSTIIYMAREERDTVIRTREKEYRLRTPLKDLKQKLAGYPFVQTHKSYLVNAAEIAGLIPWFNGAYQIKLKGVKEEIPASRTYVRALREQFEL; from the coding sequence ATGACTAAAATTAAAACGATGATTATAGATGATGAACCGCACAGCAGGGATGAGCTCAGTCATCTTTTGAGTGAGCATAAAGATATTGAGGTTATTGATCGCTGCACTGATGCTCAATCTGGATTAGTCTCCATAATGAACAAAGAGCCTGACCTCGTTTTTCTTGATATAGACATGCCTAAAATAAATGGTCTAGAGCTCGCTTCCTCTTTAAATAAATTAAAAAAGAAACCGAAAGTGATTTTTGCTACGGCTCATGAACAATATGCAGCAAAAGCATTCCGAGTACAAGCTTTTGACTACTTATTAAAACCGTTCGATGAGGAGGAGCTAAGTGAGGCGTTAAGCAGGTATAGAGACCAAACGGATGATAAAGAGTCTGATGAGCGGACTATAGAGAGCAGGCTTACCAGGCTTGCTGTAGAGGATAATGAAGAGATCAGCTATATCGACCCGAGCACGATTATATACATGGCAAGAGAAGAAAGGGACACGGTCATTAGAACCAGAGAAAAAGAGTACAGGCTGAGGACCCCTTTAAAGGACTTAAAGCAAAAGTTAGCCGGGTATCCATTTGTTCAAACACATAAAAGTTATCTCGTAAACGCCGCAGAGATTGCAGGTCTCATTCCTTGGTTCAATGGAGCTTATCAAATTAAGCTTAAGGGAGTGAAAGAAGAGATTCCTGCAAGCAGAACATATGTGAGGGCATTAAGGGAGCAATTTGAGTTATAA
- the argJ gene encoding bifunctional glutamate N-acetyltransferase/amino-acid acetyltransferase ArgJ codes for MSVLSKEVHISKIDEGGITTPKGFSAVGVHTGVKRKRNDLGAIFSDVPCSAAAVYTLNKMQAAPLKVTQESIQKEGKIQALVVNSGNANACTGQKGLEDAYKMRQLSAVHFGIEDHLVAVTSTGVIGEFLQMDKIEKGITQLVPSSTKEAAYAFNQAILTTDTIQKHTCYQVSIDGECISIGGVAKGSGMIHPNMATMLSFITTDANIEPDILQSALSSITNKTFNRITVDGDTSTNDMVVVMASGLAKNQPLTQSHPDWDAFYQALEAACEDLSKLIARDGEGASKLIEVQVNGAKNDEEAGKIAKQIVGSDLVKSAVYGTDANWGRIICAIGYSECDINPDTIDIGIGPIKTLESSSPLAFSEEEATAYMKENDTVIISVDLHVGEGFGKAWGCDLTYEYVRINAGYRT; via the coding sequence GTGAGTGTACTAAGTAAAGAGGTTCACATATCAAAAATAGATGAAGGCGGTATTACAACGCCAAAAGGCTTTAGTGCTGTTGGAGTTCACACTGGGGTTAAGAGAAAGAGAAATGACCTGGGTGCGATTTTCAGTGACGTTCCTTGCAGTGCAGCTGCTGTATATACATTGAATAAAATGCAGGCAGCACCGTTAAAAGTAACGCAGGAAAGTATTCAAAAAGAGGGTAAAATCCAAGCACTTGTTGTAAACAGCGGTAATGCAAATGCTTGTACAGGTCAGAAAGGCTTAGAGGATGCTTATAAAATGCGTCAATTATCCGCTGTACACTTTGGGATTGAAGATCACCTAGTAGCTGTCACTTCAACTGGTGTCATCGGTGAATTTTTACAGATGGATAAAATTGAAAAGGGTATTACCCAACTTGTACCAAGTTCAACAAAAGAAGCAGCTTATGCGTTTAATCAAGCCATTTTAACGACGGATACGATTCAGAAACATACATGTTATCAAGTATCGATTGATGGGGAGTGTATATCAATCGGGGGGGTAGCTAAAGGCTCTGGGATGATTCATCCTAATATGGCAACGATGCTGTCCTTTATTACGACTGATGCCAATATTGAACCTGATATCCTGCAATCAGCGTTGTCTTCCATTACGAATAAAACCTTTAACCGCATCACTGTCGACGGAGACACGTCAACAAATGATATGGTCGTAGTAATGGCTTCGGGCCTCGCAAAGAACCAGCCGCTCACTCAAAGCCACCCGGATTGGGATGCTTTCTATCAAGCATTAGAAGCAGCATGTGAGGATTTATCAAAATTGATCGCCCGTGACGGTGAAGGGGCGTCTAAATTAATTGAAGTTCAAGTAAATGGGGCTAAAAATGATGAGGAAGCTGGGAAAATTGCCAAACAAATTGTCGGCTCTGACTTAGTTAAATCAGCGGTGTACGGAACAGATGCCAATTGGGGACGAATTATTTGCGCGATCGGTTACAGTGAATGTGACATTAATCCAGATACCATTGATATCGGAATTGGCCCGATTAAAACGTTGGAATCAAGCAGTCCATTAGCTTTTTCTGAAGAAGAAGCGACAGCTTATATGAAGGAGAACGATACAGTCATTATTTCAGTAGACCTTCATGTCGGAGAAGGGTTCGGCAAAGCTTGGGGCTGTGATTTAACGTATGAATACGTCAGAATTAATGCTGGCTACCGGACATAA
- the argB gene encoding acetylglutamate kinase — protein sequence MKDLIIIKCGGSTLDQLTPSFFNTITDLVKSGKKVIIVHGGGPHINQTLNQLNIESTFVNGLRKTTLDVLQAVEMVLCGKVNKALVTKVQLADTLAVGLSGLDGGLMKVEAVDEENLGFVGEPVQINTDLIYQLLDQHLVPVIAPIGMNEEGHHYNVNADSAAAAIARATQAEELVFVTDVDGILKDGDLIESATCEEVDQLIEDGTVYGGMIPKVKAAMKSLTGNVQSVTIMNGKSNQSLFNGDLIGTKISKSLSNQPVM from the coding sequence ATGAAAGATCTTATCATCATTAAATGCGGCGGAAGTACACTTGATCAGTTAACCCCATCATTTTTCAACACAATTACCGATTTAGTGAAAAGCGGTAAGAAAGTGATCATCGTTCATGGCGGAGGACCCCATATCAATCAAACTCTGAATCAATTAAACATCGAATCTACGTTTGTAAATGGGTTGAGAAAGACTACTCTCGATGTTTTGCAGGCAGTTGAGATGGTTCTTTGCGGCAAGGTAAATAAAGCGCTGGTTACCAAAGTTCAACTAGCTGATACATTAGCTGTCGGGTTATCAGGCTTAGACGGCGGACTGATGAAAGTTGAGGCAGTGGATGAGGAGAACTTAGGCTTTGTAGGAGAACCGGTACAAATTAATACGGACCTTATTTATCAATTACTCGACCAACATCTCGTTCCTGTAATAGCTCCAATTGGAATGAATGAAGAAGGTCACCACTATAATGTAAATGCAGATAGTGCAGCGGCGGCGATTGCTAGAGCTACTCAAGCAGAAGAGCTAGTATTTGTAACAGATGTGGACGGCATTTTAAAAGATGGTGATTTGATAGAATCTGCAACCTGTGAAGAAGTTGATCAATTGATTGAAGATGGAACGGTATATGGCGGGATGATTCCTAAAGTAAAAGCCGCTATGAAAAGCTTAACGGGGAATGTGCAATCAGTAACAATCATGAACGGGAAATCAAATCAATCATTATTTAATGGAGATCTAATAGGAACAAAAATTTCAAAATCACTAAGCAATCAGCCGGTGATGTAG
- a CDS encoding DUF3813 domain-containing protein has translation MGNMLYQEAREAVARAELLALAAETDIQREAVQKEIQRAKNALNSAFHNSSMAEQEQLGHMQTQLQNITSMGQFE, from the coding sequence ATGGGAAATATGCTGTATCAAGAAGCTCGCGAAGCGGTTGCACGTGCAGAGTTATTAGCCCTTGCAGCTGAAACAGATATTCAAAGGGAAGCTGTTCAAAAAGAAATTCAACGTGCTAAAAATGCACTGAATTCCGCGTTTCATAATTCCTCAATGGCAGAACAAGAGCAGCTTGGCCACATGCAAACTCAATTGCAAAACATTACGTCTATGGGGCAGTTTGAATAA
- a CDS encoding GNAT family N-acetyltransferase, with the protein MVKVYEIPKSADSETQQRIADLLMGQVDSMWAEDPYKQLLSSIHLTLQEGSKAHIFVAEKDDTLVGAAFFNVGISMDKGGHYIWLNDLYVHKEHRNQGIAKKLLLKIIYWAENENIKGIELETGINNEATKALYNSLGFYDIVSKRYGFRF; encoded by the coding sequence ATGGTTAAGGTTTATGAAATACCCAAGAGTGCAGATAGTGAAACGCAGCAAAGAATAGCGGACCTTTTAATGGGTCAAGTAGATTCTATGTGGGCTGAAGATCCGTATAAGCAGCTTCTATCTTCCATTCATTTAACGTTACAAGAAGGGTCTAAGGCTCATATTTTTGTGGCTGAAAAGGATGACACACTGGTGGGAGCGGCATTTTTCAATGTGGGAATCAGTATGGATAAGGGCGGCCACTATATTTGGCTGAATGACCTTTATGTTCATAAGGAACATCGTAATCAAGGAATCGCAAAAAAACTGCTTTTAAAGATTATTTACTGGGCTGAAAATGAGAATATTAAAGGGATTGAGCTAGAAACAGGAATTAATAACGAAGCTACCAAAGCCCTTTATAATTCATTAGGCTTTTATGATATTGTCTCTAAACGATATGGATTTAGATTTTAA
- the ctaG gene encoding cytochrome c oxidase assembly factor CtaG, which yields METLFTNFGARALWTPELIVVLLIVGAIYFYIVTKGRVRFKDAEVVPLRKKIYFSLGLIALYVGWGSPLYVAGHIMITFHMTQMVFAYFVAVPLMLLGTPQWVFTALINKFKHTALGPVFKIIWSPIMALFLFNGLFSLYHVPFMFDTLMQSEILHSLYQQVLFIAATLMWWHMLAPVPSTSQLSDLRRIGYIFANGILITPACALIIFAPEPLYQTYTDPSVWASVMAYCLPAGADVPMSVFSGPNSFAFLETRMDQQLAGVLMKIMQEITYGFTIGYVFKQWLKKEKQQDGALTISDIPVPKS from the coding sequence ATGGAGACATTATTTACTAACTTTGGGGCGCGTGCATTATGGACTCCAGAGTTAATTGTTGTACTTTTAATAGTTGGTGCGATTTATTTTTATATTGTAACCAAAGGGCGTGTCCGTTTTAAGGATGCAGAAGTTGTTCCTTTGAGAAAGAAAATATACTTTTCCCTTGGGTTGATTGCATTATATGTTGGATGGGGAAGTCCACTGTATGTAGCTGGGCATATTATGATTACTTTCCATATGACGCAAATGGTTTTTGCCTATTTTGTAGCTGTACCTCTAATGCTGCTTGGCACGCCTCAATGGGTGTTTACAGCTCTTATAAATAAATTTAAGCACACAGCTCTAGGGCCGGTCTTTAAAATCATATGGAGCCCAATCATGGCTTTATTCTTATTTAACGGACTTTTTTCATTGTATCATGTCCCATTTATGTTTGACACGTTGATGCAGTCAGAGATCCTTCATAGTTTGTATCAGCAAGTTCTATTTATTGCGGCAACGTTAATGTGGTGGCATATGTTAGCGCCGGTTCCTTCTACATCACAGTTATCAGACCTAAGAAGAATTGGCTATATTTTTGCAAATGGTATTCTCATTACACCAGCGTGTGCATTAATTATTTTTGCCCCAGAACCGCTGTATCAAACCTATACAGACCCCAGCGTCTGGGCTTCTGTGATGGCTTATTGTCTGCCGGCCGGTGCAGATGTGCCGATGTCGGTGTTTAGCGGGCCGAACTCATTTGCCTTTTTAGAAACGAGAATGGACCAGCAGCTTGCAGGGGTTCTAATGAAGATCATGCAAGAAATTACGTATGGCTTTACGATTGGGTACGTATTTAAGCAATGGCTGAAAAAAGAGAAACAGCAGGACGGGGCATTAACAATCAGTGATATTCCCGTTCCAAAATCATAA
- a CDS encoding carbon starvation CstA family protein, whose amino-acid sequence MITFAISIILLIIGYFTYGKFVERIFGVKPDRPTPAYSEQDGVDYVPMGTKRNSLIQLLNIAGVGPIFGPIMGALYGPVAFLWIVLGAIFAGAVHDYLTGMISIRNKGAHLPELAGKFLGKAMKHIVNAFSVLLLLLVGTVFVSAPASLIDNITPGWVTLGMIVAAIFVYYIIATMLPIDKVIGRVYPILGALLLISALGIGGSLIVTGAPIPELTLTNMHPEGLMIFPLLFLTISCGALSGFHATQSPIISRTTMREKNGRSIFYGMMITEAIIAMIWAAAAMSLFHGTDLSALLAAGGPGAVVTEISITMLGAIGGTLAIIGVIVLPITSGDTAFRSARMIIADYFKIGQKKVMNRFYIAIPMFAISMYLTTINFDILWRYFSWANQSTAMIALWVGAMYLILARKLHWIASIPAAFMTMVTFTYIANAQIGFGLSIEVSYMVAAAGTAVVITLFTKAAKKRLGMNIEIDEPAEEKRAAA is encoded by the coding sequence ATGATAACGTTTGCAATATCGATTATTCTTCTAATTATAGGTTATTTCACATATGGCAAGTTTGTGGAGCGGATCTTTGGAGTGAAGCCTGATCGCCCTACACCAGCTTACTCAGAGCAGGACGGTGTGGACTATGTTCCAATGGGTACAAAACGTAATTCTCTTATTCAGCTTTTGAATATCGCTGGAGTAGGTCCAATCTTTGGTCCTATTATGGGAGCGTTGTATGGACCGGTAGCTTTTTTATGGATTGTATTAGGAGCGATTTTTGCCGGGGCTGTACATGATTATTTAACGGGGATGATTTCGATTCGTAATAAAGGAGCTCACTTACCTGAGCTTGCTGGTAAATTCTTAGGGAAAGCAATGAAACATATTGTAAACGCCTTCTCGGTGTTATTATTATTGCTTGTTGGAACGGTATTTGTTAGTGCTCCAGCTTCATTAATTGATAATATCACACCAGGATGGGTCACTTTAGGGATGATTGTAGCTGCCATTTTTGTTTACTATATTATTGCGACGATGCTTCCAATTGATAAAGTTATTGGACGTGTTTATCCGATCTTAGGAGCGTTACTATTAATTAGTGCTTTAGGTATTGGGGGAAGCTTGATCGTAACAGGGGCACCGATTCCTGAATTAACATTAACAAACATGCACCCTGAGGGCTTAATGATTTTTCCTTTATTGTTCTTAACGATTTCATGTGGAGCTTTATCTGGTTTCCATGCGACTCAGTCACCTATTATCTCACGTACCACGATGCGTGAGAAAAACGGCCGCAGCATTTTTTATGGGATGATGATTACAGAAGCCATCATTGCAATGATTTGGGCAGCTGCTGCAATGAGTTTGTTCCATGGCACAGATTTAAGTGCTCTTCTAGCAGCAGGAGGTCCTGGTGCAGTGGTAACTGAAATCTCTATTACGATGCTTGGGGCAATCGGAGGAACACTTGCTATCATTGGTGTTATTGTTCTTCCTATCACTTCAGGTGATACAGCTTTCCGAAGTGCACGTATGATTATTGCAGATTACTTTAAAATTGGACAAAAGAAAGTGATGAATCGTTTTTATATCGCTATTCCGATGTTTGCGATCTCTATGTATTTGACAACCATTAACTTTGATATTTTATGGCGTTACTTCTCTTGGGCCAATCAGTCAACGGCAATGATTGCTCTGTGGGTTGGTGCAATGTACCTTATTTTAGCTCGTAAGTTACATTGGATTGCAAGTATTCCTGCAGCGTTTATGACGATGGTCACGTTCACGTATATTGCCAATGCACAAATTGGATTCGGATTATCAATTGAGGTTTCTTATATGGTTGCGGCGGCAGGCACAGCTGTTGTTATAACCTTATTCACTAAGGCAGCAAAAAAGCGTCTTGGAATGAATATTGAAATTGATGAGCCAGCCGAGGAGAAAAGAGCAGCGGCATAA